One segment of Cystobacter fuscus DSM 2262 DNA contains the following:
- a CDS encoding efflux RND transporter periplasmic adaptor subunit: MRRQNLTAMRTMAAVLGFSVLAGCSDQVERQSVATPPEKPAPSAEPSPEGSSQGERFLGVVLGNEMVEIIAPFEGQVARLGVQPGDRLKAGTLLGNMALEQLRSTERMAQAQLEQAEADQKRVEVEAHTATERLQRYLKPPTGVLSADEIASARNEQKTARSQVAAARALIHERQASLAQIRQRLEEAVFRAPFDCVVAMRYLDPGTRVQAGAPILRLIQAGRFRVRFALPEAHSGRATVGLPVRVFLPALDKEFPGRLESISPEVDTPSRMIFALAILHSSDDAVRAGMMARVSLADGLSPPAPPSTGGQPGKNSGE; encoded by the coding sequence GTGCGGAGACAGAACCTCACCGCCATGCGCACCATGGCCGCGGTGCTTGGTTTCTCGGTACTGGCCGGGTGCTCCGACCAGGTGGAAAGACAGAGCGTAGCCACTCCCCCGGAGAAACCGGCCCCCAGCGCCGAGCCCTCTCCCGAGGGTTCCTCCCAGGGTGAGCGCTTCCTGGGCGTAGTGCTTGGCAACGAAATGGTGGAGATCATCGCCCCGTTCGAGGGCCAGGTGGCACGCCTCGGCGTCCAGCCGGGGGATCGCCTCAAGGCGGGAACGCTCCTGGGGAACATGGCGCTGGAGCAGTTGCGCAGCACGGAGCGGATGGCCCAGGCCCAGCTCGAACAGGCGGAGGCCGATCAGAAACGGGTCGAGGTGGAGGCGCACACCGCCACCGAACGGCTCCAGCGCTACCTGAAGCCCCCCACGGGCGTCCTCTCCGCCGATGAAATCGCCAGTGCACGGAACGAACAGAAGACCGCGCGCTCCCAGGTGGCCGCCGCGCGAGCGCTCATCCACGAGCGGCAAGCGTCGCTCGCGCAGATCCGCCAGCGGCTCGAGGAGGCGGTGTTCCGCGCGCCCTTCGACTGCGTGGTGGCGATGCGCTACCTGGATCCCGGCACCCGGGTCCAAGCCGGAGCGCCCATCCTGCGGCTCATCCAGGCGGGCCGCTTCCGGGTCCGCTTCGCGCTTCCGGAGGCGCACAGCGGCAGGGCCACCGTCGGCCTCCCGGTCCGCGTCTTCCTCCCCGCCCTGGACAAGGAGTTCCCCGGGAGGCTCGAGAGCATCTCCCCCGAGGTGGACACGCCCTCCCGGATGATCTTCGCGCTGGCCATCCTGCACTCGTCCGACGATGCCGTCCGGGCAGGCATGATGGCTCGCGTGTCACTGGCGGACGGGCTCAGTCCCCCGGCGCCGCCTTCCACTGGCGGGCAGCCAGGGAAGAATAGTGGCGAGTGA
- a CDS encoding lanthionine synthetase C family protein translates to MTGWTTLLEGSLRERALRTVEEIAGALRERQGVEGPTLSGGLAGLAFLFAELDRAQPQQGHRAYAEQFILEAASALEELPLPPWLYVGFSGIAWSISRLGTMGITSSEGLEEIDEVLLGLVSRHPWNVDYDLVFGLIGLGIYALERMPRPVAVRCLEEIVARLEECSTPAGPGLSWWTPARHLPEAQAAVYREGYFNLGVAHGVPAAVALLGLIARAGVSERKARELAMGGARWLLANVLPDSPGARFPACVAPGIPSEPARSAWCYGDPGAVVCLRIAARALSDGELERVSLEIAREAARRPMAQAGVRNAAICHGSAGLGHLYNRLYQSSREPVFKEAATAWFAQTLEMRRPGEGLAGYLSWYPKSDEDADTEMGGELDGTLLEGAAGIALTLLAACHPLPPTWDGMLLASIPD, encoded by the coding sequence ATGACGGGATGGACGACGCTGCTCGAGGGTTCTCTGCGGGAGCGTGCGCTGCGGACCGTCGAGGAGATCGCGGGGGCGCTACGCGAGCGCCAGGGGGTGGAGGGGCCGACGCTCTCGGGAGGTCTGGCGGGACTGGCCTTCTTGTTCGCCGAGCTGGACCGGGCGCAACCCCAGCAGGGCCACCGGGCCTACGCGGAGCAATTCATCCTGGAGGCCGCGTCCGCGCTCGAGGAGCTACCGCTCCCGCCGTGGCTGTATGTTGGATTCTCCGGGATCGCCTGGTCCATCTCGAGACTCGGGACGATGGGAATCACTTCGAGCGAAGGCCTCGAGGAGATCGACGAGGTGCTGCTGGGCCTGGTCTCCCGGCATCCGTGGAACGTGGACTACGATCTGGTCTTCGGGCTGATCGGCCTGGGAATCTATGCACTCGAGCGGATGCCCCGTCCGGTGGCGGTCCGATGTCTCGAGGAGATCGTGGCCCGCTTGGAGGAGTGCTCCACTCCCGCCGGGCCAGGGCTGTCGTGGTGGACCCCGGCGCGGCATCTGCCGGAGGCGCAGGCGGCTGTGTATCGCGAGGGATACTTCAACCTCGGCGTCGCGCACGGGGTGCCCGCGGCGGTGGCCCTGCTGGGGCTGATCGCCCGGGCGGGAGTCTCCGAACGGAAGGCTCGCGAGCTCGCCATGGGAGGGGCACGCTGGCTCCTGGCGAACGTGTTGCCCGACAGCCCGGGGGCTCGCTTCCCCGCCTGTGTCGCGCCGGGCATTCCCTCCGAGCCCGCTCGCTCCGCCTGGTGTTACGGAGACCCCGGCGCCGTCGTCTGCCTGCGGATCGCCGCCCGAGCGCTGTCGGACGGCGAGCTCGAGCGGGTGTCGCTGGAGATCGCTCGCGAGGCCGCACGGCGCCCGATGGCGCAGGCCGGGGTGCGCAACGCGGCCATCTGCCATGGCTCCGCCGGCCTCGGGCATCTCTACAACCGGCTCTACCAATCCTCTCGGGAGCCAGTGTTCAAGGAGGCGGCCACCGCGTGGTTCGCCCAGACGCTGGAGATGAGACGTCCCGGGGAAGGCCTGGCCGGCTACCTCTCCTGGTATCCGAAGAGCGATGAGGATGCGGACACGGAGATGGGCGGGGAGCTGGATGGGACCCTGCTCGAAGGCGCCGCCGGGATCGCGCTGACCCTGCTGGCGGCATGTCACCCCTTGCCTCCCACCTGGGACGGCATGCTCCTGGCCTCCATCCCCGACTGA
- a CDS encoding lantibiotic dehydratase codes for MNHSPSKEKSQAFAFSPAGFFALRTPLLPFEELIRWGEGLEAPRFQPGAPGLEPALRRDQALLRARLGEWLRRPEVREALFVASPSLHECLGLWERQPESERGVKVEHSVVRYVLRMAGRPTPFGLFAGCSVGELGERTRLRIGPRADYRRHTRLDMDYACLLAEALSRVPELRRSILYRPSTSLYRACGRLRYAEGRMSEKARSYHLVAVEPTGYLEATLARAREGASPEVLARALVEGDPELDLAEAEEYVEELIDSQLLVPEFSPPVTGPEALPELLSQLQRLPGGARFADALLPVQSALEQLDDGGLGAPSERYLEVARMLSGLPAPVELPRLFQVDMVKPAPEAVLGREVVRELERGVQLLYRLAPASPPQELERFREAFTLRYEGREVPLLEALDAEAGIGFNPANVPSAEVAPLLAGLVLGGAAGEAAGASFGEREAVLLRKWEEHLCTGRQVLELDDTFVERLANKQRQPLPDSFAVVAAVAAESEEALARGRFQLLLQEATALGANLLGRFCHGDSLLHRKVEELLRAEEALRRDAVFAEIVHLPQGRVGNILARPVLRGYEIPYLGRSGAPRERQIEASDLRVSVQDSRIVLRSARLGREVLPRMTNAHNFQFQNLGLYRFLCTLQYQQHLSGLMWDWGPLAGAGFLPRVTHGRLVLSLARWNLGRDTLEGLGKAEGAQRFAAVQALRAERRMPRFVTLGDEESLLPIDLDNVLAIETLVQQLKGRPLATLVEMFPGPDALGAQGPEGRFVHELVVPFVRSRPKESARLPVGPGRPAQEPRPSSPARVFLPGSDWLYLKLYTGAATADRLLTGTVASLVKAALGSGAADGWFFIRYGDPDWHLRLRFHGTPARMRELAGELSGALAPLHQEQLLWKVQLDTYEREVERYGGPEAILLAEQLFQVDSEAVLELLALLPGDAGADARWRLLLCGMDLLLSDLGLGLEARLAVVNASREGFGREFQVDRAVERRMNERFREERRGLEELLGSRRAGNPVLAKGLEVLQRRSDRLVPIAAGLKGLEAAGKLSLSISELAENFLHMHANRMARSAARAQELVLYELLTRHYSSLAARQWKAAPGD; via the coding sequence ATGAACCACTCCCCTTCCAAGGAGAAGTCCCAGGCGTTCGCGTTCTCCCCAGCGGGGTTCTTCGCGCTGCGCACGCCCCTGTTGCCCTTCGAGGAGCTGATCAGGTGGGGGGAGGGGCTGGAGGCCCCGCGCTTCCAGCCGGGCGCCCCGGGGCTCGAGCCGGCGCTGCGCCGGGACCAGGCCCTCCTCCGGGCACGCCTGGGCGAATGGCTGCGGCGGCCGGAGGTGCGCGAGGCCCTCTTCGTGGCCTCGCCGAGCCTCCATGAGTGCCTGGGCCTCTGGGAGCGACAACCGGAGAGCGAGCGCGGAGTGAAGGTCGAGCACAGCGTGGTGCGCTACGTGCTCCGCATGGCGGGGCGACCCACCCCCTTCGGACTGTTCGCGGGTTGCTCCGTGGGCGAGCTGGGTGAGCGGACGCGGCTGCGGATCGGCCCTCGCGCCGACTACCGGCGCCACACCCGCCTGGACATGGACTACGCCTGCCTGCTCGCGGAGGCCCTCTCTCGAGTGCCCGAGTTGCGCCGGTCCATCCTCTATCGGCCCAGCACCAGCCTGTACCGCGCGTGTGGCCGGCTGCGCTACGCCGAGGGACGGATGAGCGAGAAGGCCCGATCGTACCACCTGGTGGCGGTCGAGCCGACCGGGTACCTGGAGGCCACGCTGGCCCGCGCCCGGGAAGGCGCCTCGCCCGAGGTGCTGGCGCGTGCGCTGGTCGAGGGGGATCCCGAGCTCGACCTCGCCGAGGCGGAGGAGTACGTCGAGGAGCTGATCGACAGCCAGCTCCTGGTGCCCGAGTTCTCGCCCCCGGTGACCGGACCGGAAGCGCTCCCCGAGCTGCTCTCCCAACTTCAACGGCTCCCCGGCGGAGCACGCTTCGCCGACGCCCTGCTCCCGGTCCAGTCCGCCCTCGAGCAACTGGATGACGGTGGGCTCGGCGCGCCGAGCGAGCGCTACCTGGAAGTGGCCCGAATGCTCTCGGGGCTTCCCGCGCCCGTCGAGCTGCCGCGGCTGTTCCAGGTGGACATGGTCAAGCCCGCCCCCGAGGCCGTGCTGGGACGGGAGGTGGTCCGCGAGTTGGAGCGCGGCGTCCAGTTGCTGTACCGGCTCGCCCCCGCGTCGCCGCCGCAAGAACTGGAGCGCTTCCGTGAGGCGTTCACCCTGCGGTACGAGGGGCGCGAGGTCCCCCTGCTGGAGGCACTGGATGCCGAGGCGGGCATCGGTTTCAACCCCGCCAACGTCCCGAGCGCCGAGGTGGCACCGCTGCTGGCCGGGCTGGTCCTGGGCGGGGCGGCCGGCGAGGCCGCGGGCGCCAGTTTCGGCGAGCGCGAGGCCGTCCTCCTGCGCAAGTGGGAGGAGCACCTGTGCACGGGACGCCAGGTTCTCGAGCTGGATGACACGTTCGTCGAGCGCCTGGCGAACAAGCAGCGCCAGCCCCTCCCGGACTCCTTCGCGGTGGTGGCGGCCGTGGCGGCGGAGTCCGAGGAGGCGCTCGCCCGGGGGCGCTTCCAGCTCCTGCTCCAGGAAGCCACCGCCCTGGGTGCCAACCTCCTGGGCCGCTTCTGCCACGGGGATTCCCTGCTCCACCGCAAGGTGGAGGAGCTGCTGCGGGCCGAGGAGGCGCTCCGGCGGGACGCGGTGTTCGCGGAGATCGTCCACCTGCCCCAGGGCCGGGTCGGCAACATCCTCGCCCGCCCGGTCCTGCGTGGGTACGAAATCCCCTACCTGGGGAGGTCCGGTGCTCCGCGCGAACGGCAGATCGAGGCGTCCGACCTGAGAGTCTCCGTCCAGGACTCGCGCATCGTGCTGCGCTCGGCGCGGCTGGGGCGCGAGGTCCTTCCCCGGATGACCAACGCGCACAACTTCCAGTTCCAGAACCTCGGGCTCTACCGTTTCCTCTGCACCCTGCAGTACCAGCAGCACCTGAGCGGACTGATGTGGGACTGGGGTCCGCTGGCCGGCGCCGGCTTCCTGCCGAGGGTCACCCATGGGCGGTTGGTGCTCAGTCTGGCCAGATGGAACCTCGGGCGCGACACCTTGGAGGGGCTCGGCAAGGCGGAGGGAGCCCAACGCTTCGCCGCCGTCCAGGCGCTCCGGGCCGAGCGGCGCATGCCCCGCTTCGTCACGCTGGGGGACGAGGAGAGCCTGCTGCCCATCGATCTGGACAACGTGCTCGCCATCGAGACGCTGGTCCAGCAGCTCAAGGGTCGGCCCCTGGCGACGCTGGTGGAGATGTTCCCGGGGCCGGACGCGTTGGGCGCGCAGGGCCCCGAGGGCCGCTTCGTCCATGAGTTGGTGGTGCCCTTCGTCCGCTCCCGCCCCAAGGAGTCCGCGCGCCTCCCGGTGGGCCCGGGCCGCCCCGCGCAGGAGCCGCGGCCCTCCAGCCCGGCCCGCGTTTTCCTCCCCGGCTCGGACTGGCTGTACCTCAAGCTCTACACCGGCGCGGCCACGGCGGACCGCCTCCTCACCGGCACGGTGGCTTCGCTGGTGAAAGCCGCGCTCGGCTCGGGGGCGGCGGATGGGTGGTTCTTCATCCGCTATGGCGATCCGGACTGGCACCTGCGGTTGCGCTTCCACGGCACCCCCGCGCGCATGAGGGAGCTGGCCGGCGAGCTGTCCGGCGCGCTCGCGCCGCTCCACCAGGAGCAGCTCCTGTGGAAGGTGCAGCTCGACACCTACGAGCGCGAGGTGGAGCGCTACGGCGGACCGGAGGCCATCCTCCTCGCCGAGCAACTGTTCCAGGTGGACAGCGAGGCGGTGCTGGAGCTCCTCGCGCTGCTCCCGGGAGACGCGGGAGCGGACGCGCGCTGGCGGCTGCTGTTGTGCGGGATGGATCTGCTGCTCTCGGACCTGGGGCTCGGGTTGGAGGCCCGGCTCGCGGTCGTCAACGCCTCGCGCGAGGGCTTTGGCCGGGAGTTCCAGGTCGATCGCGCCGTCGAGCGGCGGATGAATGAGCGCTTCCGCGAGGAGCGCCGGGGCCTGGAGGAGCTGCTGGGTTCCAGGAGAGCGGGCAACCCCGTTCTGGCCAAGGGGCTGGAGGTGCTCCAGCGGCGCTCCGACAGGCTGGTGCCCATCGCCGCGGGGTTGAAGGGGCTGGAGGCGGCGGGGAAGCTGAGCCTCTCCATCTCCGAGCTGGCCGAGAACTTCCTGCACATGCATGCCAACCGCATGGCCCGGTCAGCGGCGCGCGCGCAGGAGCTGGTCCTCTACGAGTTGCTCACTCGCCACTATTCTTCCCTGGCTGCCCGCCAGTGGAAGGCGGCGCCGGGGGACTGA
- a CDS encoding MarR family winged helix-turn-helix transcriptional regulator: MSAGSLYTLLERITNLLRNEERAVGQEHGLQPVHLQALHYLSVCNRYSNTPAGLTEYLGLTKGTVSQTMTLLEGRGLVEKESSSTDRRVTHLHLTGEGRALLGALLPPALFFRTVEELPDGGSELEASLTGLLRALLVAHGQPSFGVCASCRHFQREAQGRFRCGLTQEPLSRADSALLCREHSAPDMSAS, encoded by the coding sequence ATGAGTGCCGGATCCCTGTACACGCTGCTCGAGCGCATCACGAACCTGCTGCGCAACGAGGAGCGCGCCGTGGGGCAGGAGCATGGGCTGCAACCGGTGCACCTGCAGGCGTTGCACTACCTCTCGGTGTGCAACCGCTACAGCAACACCCCCGCGGGGCTCACGGAGTACCTGGGCCTCACCAAGGGGACGGTGTCGCAGACGATGACGTTGCTGGAGGGCAGGGGGCTGGTCGAGAAGGAGAGCAGCAGCACGGATCGCCGCGTCACCCATCTCCACCTGACGGGGGAAGGCCGAGCCCTGCTGGGGGCGCTGCTGCCCCCCGCGCTCTTCTTCCGCACCGTGGAGGAGCTGCCGGACGGTGGCAGCGAGCTGGAGGCCTCGCTGACGGGCCTGCTCCGGGCCCTGCTGGTCGCGCACGGTCAGCCGAGCTTCGGGGTGTGCGCCTCCTGCCGTCACTTCCAGCGGGAGGCGCAGGGACGCTTCCGCTGCGGGTTGACGCAGGAGCCACTCAGCCGCGCGGACAGCGCGCTGCTGTGCCGGGAGCACTCGGCCCCGGACATGTCGGCGTCCTGA
- a CDS encoding carboxymuconolactone decarboxylase family protein has protein sequence MSQIAITPVTPATTPEASKPTLEALKVKFGGVPKMFATFAHSPAALEAVAGYFGAMGKASLPARTQEAIAIAVAEANRCTYCLSAHTALGKLQGVPADELAGFRSGRAANPREQAILDLALAIVRTHGADTARQLAAARQAGLTDAELVEVITAVAQNVLTNYLNVVAGTEVDFPKVA, from the coding sequence ATGTCCCAGATCGCCATTACCCCCGTCACCCCCGCCACGACCCCCGAGGCGTCCAAGCCCACGCTGGAGGCACTCAAGGTGAAGTTCGGCGGCGTGCCGAAGATGTTCGCGACGTTCGCCCACTCGCCCGCGGCGCTCGAGGCGGTGGCCGGCTACTTCGGCGCGATGGGGAAGGCGTCGCTCCCGGCGCGCACCCAGGAGGCCATCGCCATCGCCGTGGCCGAGGCCAACCGCTGCACCTACTGCTTGTCGGCGCACACGGCGCTCGGCAAGCTCCAGGGCGTCCCGGCCGATGAACTCGCCGGTTTCCGCTCCGGCCGCGCGGCGAATCCGCGGGAGCAGGCCATCCTCGACCTGGCGCTGGCCATCGTGCGCACGCATGGCGCGGACACGGCCAGGCAGCTCGCCGCCGCTCGCCAGGCGGGCCTCACGGACGCGGAGCTCGTCGAGGTCATCACCGCGGTCGCGCAGAACGTGCTCACCAACTACCTCAACGTGGTCGCCGGCACCGAGGTGGACTTCCCCAAGGTGGCCTGA
- a CDS encoding efflux RND transporter periplasmic adaptor subunit translates to MAEHDRIFRKEALDYQAGAKEQGSVLRLSPSWTRWGFWLLLAVVGFYVAFGIFGWISQYATGPAVVRMEDRLEVTALSAGRVTSVEVHPGQRVKEGQILARFFAGPEQASLERYEHEFELLLMQRMRDLTNEAVSQALNSLRAEMELARFQLEQRLVRAPHAGVVSDVRIRRGQHLTEGEMVVALVQEDSPMQVIAMLPGGSRPLLAKGGTMRLELEGFKYQYQELIIDQVGDALVGPEEVRRYLGPELAESLTVNGAVVLVRAHAPSRFFEADGKRLAYFDGMLGTVDARVKSERILLTIIPGLKTLFH, encoded by the coding sequence ATGGCAGAGCACGATCGGATATTCCGGAAAGAGGCGCTCGATTATCAGGCTGGAGCCAAGGAGCAGGGAAGCGTCCTGCGGCTCTCTCCCTCGTGGACACGCTGGGGCTTCTGGCTCCTGCTGGCGGTGGTCGGCTTCTATGTCGCGTTCGGAATATTTGGATGGATCTCCCAATACGCGACCGGTCCGGCGGTGGTGCGGATGGAGGACCGGCTGGAGGTGACAGCGCTCTCGGCGGGGCGGGTCACCTCGGTGGAGGTGCATCCAGGACAGCGCGTGAAGGAGGGGCAGATCCTGGCGCGCTTCTTCGCCGGGCCGGAGCAGGCCAGCCTGGAGCGCTACGAGCACGAGTTCGAGCTGCTCCTGATGCAACGGATGAGGGATCTCACGAACGAGGCGGTGAGCCAGGCCCTGAACTCGCTGCGTGCGGAGATGGAACTGGCGAGGTTCCAGCTCGAGCAGCGCCTAGTGCGGGCGCCCCATGCGGGGGTGGTGAGCGACGTGCGGATCCGGCGCGGCCAACACCTCACCGAGGGGGAGATGGTGGTCGCTCTGGTGCAGGAGGACTCACCCATGCAAGTCATCGCGATGCTTCCCGGCGGGTCCCGCCCGCTCCTCGCCAAGGGAGGAACGATGCGCCTGGAATTGGAGGGTTTCAAATATCAATACCAGGAGCTGATCATCGACCAGGTCGGGGATGCGCTGGTGGGGCCGGAAGAGGTACGCCGGTACCTGGGCCCGGAGCTGGCGGAAAGTCTGACGGTCAATGGGGCCGTGGTGCTGGTGCGAGCCCACGCCCCCTCCCGGTTCTTCGAGGCGGATGGCAAGCGGCTCGCGTACTTCGACGGAATGCTGGGCACGGTCGATGCGCGGGTGAAGTCGGAGCGCATCCTCCTGACCATCATCCCCGGATTGAAGACCCTGTTCCACTGA
- a CDS encoding peptidase domain-containing ABC transporter, giving the protein MLSPLHSLLERFPELRRLGLPARRRRIPQLQQMDASDCGATCLGMVLSYHGKVVRLEDIRQVLGADRDGATALAILKAARWYGLRGRGVTLDVEDLDYLPAGAILHWEFRHFVVFERLGKGWVDVVDPELGRRRVPLDQFRRSFTGVALLLEPGDTFVQEKGQKLPIRRYLEQLLLQSGMLPRILLASLLVQLFALGLPALTGAITDRVVPRGDYHLLLVLSVAMGSLIFFQFLASMVRSYLLLHLRTELDARMTLGFVEHLVELPYVFFQRRPVGDLLNRLSSNSTIREMLTSGVLSGLLDGSLVILFLGGLFIVNVPLAVLALGLATLQVGVLAWSWRRQAELMARSLEASARSEAYEVEFLTGMETLKAMGGEHRAVDRWSGLYVDVLNISLERGRLDTLVDSLLSTLRMGAPLVTLCFGSWQVLRGVLSLGSMLALNALAVGFLGPLGNMVSTMMQLQLLGSYLARIHDVMDTPPEQPAGRARRAHKLTGHISLEKVSFRYGPHAPLVVRDVSVEIQPGQRVAIVGRSGAGKSTLANLLLGMYRPSSGRILYDGTDLSELDLRSVRQQVGIVLQNPALFSASIRSNITLADPTLPLEAVVEAARLAQIHEEVLAMPMGYESLLLDRGTSLSGGQRQRLALARALVRKPAILLLDEATSSLDAITESKVNHALTTLECTRIVIAHRLSTVTGADLILTLEDGALVEAGTHQQLLARKGIYATLVAAQLG; this is encoded by the coding sequence ATGCTCAGCCCACTCCATTCCCTGCTGGAACGATTCCCGGAGTTGCGCCGGCTGGGTCTGCCCGCACGCCGCAGGCGGATTCCCCAGCTCCAGCAGATGGATGCCAGTGATTGTGGCGCGACCTGTCTGGGCATGGTGCTCTCGTACCATGGCAAGGTGGTGCGCCTGGAGGACATCCGCCAGGTTCTCGGCGCGGACCGGGACGGCGCGACCGCGCTGGCCATCCTCAAGGCCGCCCGCTGGTATGGGCTGCGTGGCCGCGGGGTAACCCTGGACGTGGAGGACCTCGACTACCTCCCGGCGGGCGCCATCCTCCACTGGGAGTTCCGCCACTTCGTGGTCTTCGAGCGCCTGGGCAAGGGCTGGGTCGACGTGGTGGATCCAGAGCTGGGCCGGCGGCGGGTGCCGCTCGACCAGTTCCGCCGGTCGTTCACGGGCGTGGCCCTGCTGCTGGAGCCTGGCGACACCTTCGTGCAGGAGAAGGGCCAGAAGCTGCCGATCCGGCGTTACCTGGAGCAGCTCCTGCTTCAATCGGGGATGCTGCCCCGCATCCTCCTCGCCTCCCTGCTGGTGCAGCTCTTCGCCCTGGGGCTGCCAGCGCTCACCGGGGCCATCACGGACAGGGTGGTGCCCCGCGGCGACTACCATCTGCTGCTCGTGCTGAGCGTGGCGATGGGCTCGCTGATCTTCTTCCAGTTCCTGGCGTCGATGGTGCGCTCCTATCTGTTGCTGCATCTGCGCACCGAGCTGGATGCGCGCATGACGCTGGGCTTCGTGGAGCACCTGGTGGAGCTGCCGTATGTGTTCTTCCAGCGCAGGCCGGTGGGCGATCTCCTCAACCGCCTCAGCAGCAATAGCACCATCCGCGAGATGCTGACCTCGGGGGTGCTCTCAGGCCTGCTGGATGGCTCCCTGGTGATCCTGTTCCTGGGGGGGTTGTTCATCGTGAACGTGCCCCTGGCGGTGCTGGCGCTGGGGCTCGCGACACTCCAGGTGGGCGTGCTCGCCTGGAGCTGGCGGCGGCAGGCGGAGTTGATGGCCCGCAGCCTGGAGGCGTCGGCGAGATCCGAGGCCTACGAGGTGGAGTTCCTCACCGGCATGGAGACCTTGAAGGCGATGGGGGGCGAGCACCGGGCGGTGGACCGCTGGTCGGGGCTGTACGTGGATGTGCTCAACATCTCGCTCGAGCGTGGACGGCTCGACACCCTGGTCGACTCGCTGCTGAGCACCCTGCGGATGGGAGCACCGCTCGTCACCCTGTGCTTCGGATCCTGGCAGGTGCTCCGTGGAGTGCTCAGTCTGGGCAGCATGCTGGCGCTCAACGCGCTGGCAGTGGGCTTCCTGGGGCCGCTCGGAAACATGGTCTCCACGATGATGCAGTTGCAGCTGCTGGGCAGCTACCTCGCTCGAATCCATGACGTGATGGATACACCTCCCGAGCAGCCGGCGGGCAGGGCGCGCCGGGCGCACAAGCTCACGGGGCACATCTCCCTGGAGAAGGTCTCGTTCCGCTACGGCCCCCACGCGCCCCTGGTGGTACGCGACGTGTCGGTGGAAATCCAACCCGGGCAGCGCGTGGCCATCGTGGGCCGCTCGGGGGCGGGCAAGTCCACCCTCGCCAACCTGCTGCTCGGCATGTACCGCCCCAGCTCGGGACGCATCTTGTACGACGGGACGGACCTGTCGGAGCTGGACCTGCGCTCGGTCCGCCAGCAGGTGGGAATCGTCCTGCAGAACCCGGCCCTGTTCAGCGCGAGCATCCGCTCCAACATCACCCTGGCGGACCCCACCCTTCCCCTGGAAGCCGTGGTGGAGGCCGCCAGGCTGGCGCAGATCCACGAGGAGGTGCTCGCCATGCCCATGGGCTACGAGAGCCTTCTGCTGGATCGCGGGACCTCGCTCTCCGGCGGTCAGCGGCAGCGGCTCGCGCTCGCCCGGGCGCTGGTCCGCAAGCCCGCCATTCTGCTGCTGGACGAGGCCACCAGCTCGTTGGATGCCATCACCGAGAGCAAGGTCAACCATGCACTGACAACCCTCGAGTGCACACGCATCGTGATTGCCCACCGGTTGAGCACTGTCACTGGCGCGGATCTGATCCTCACCCTGGAGGATGGCGCCCTGGTGGAGGCGGGGACGCACCAGCAATTGCTCGCCCGCAAAGGAATCTATGCCACGCTGGTGGCGGCCCAGCTGGGTTGA